One genomic window of Melanotaenia boesemani isolate fMelBoe1 chromosome 20, fMelBoe1.pri, whole genome shotgun sequence includes the following:
- the luzp1 gene encoding leucine zipper protein 1 gives MSDHKDMTHRHLKHKLQSLGRRLDELEEATNKLQKSEDELLDLQDKVIQAEGSNSSLLGDVETLRKRLLKIQGKDEEVRKAEDLCRTVREKLEEEENLTKELKAEIERLQRRMAELEKLEEAFAKSKSDCSQLCLSLNEEKNVTKKLSSELETLKARLKEMEGSETKLDRAEQALAVELEKLKGFTQAFVSERKRLLEKQREDEKLILKLKEKLDHQKNRLGMSTDPGHADLMRSRIEDELSSTGLFSSKLPGCKKSFDYLKLADENIGIVNKSENEKNSSLDGSQEEDNKAKELTLEIERLKNRLKQLEIVEEDLKNSESKNGELHEKFQMERNRVRLLSEQVEQLRTQLCGKGGIGGNGIGNMDKEGNESTNICLNSPVKVLENGKADNEEITVKGSYRHEKPKYRSAATVSEPSSPKHRNRELSPQHKRETKLRSKELSQSEESSPKSVRRALSPAHKSRRTPKTPAATFSSDNGIRETPRVTEEKTRGASYTSVHASTDVKKVSVLSRYPPAANDHKPQRTALKQPDGEIKKSREKFSKLYVGSDSESNNSDVVPDSSCNINNSSALEKETVSVSDQESVDHVQESVSVSVASTLSKANGSYTAYRSHITPLLPNDHGSEGHSSASETESTSSRPSEPEPVTETTSTTVSTRTASSRYVRHPHVHDSHSEGSSSRSSFDEELHTRTQLAEGGHQGPVHTPSAIEIQRVCSPREALRSKAVIKPAIVEIDRKEVMISEPLSTNGKPKISTKPIVTTTSKMTSSITIYPNDPSSSRTSSRSSSVSSEPLSIKERHTSTSNILIGPSSDHHGSISVPYEISIPKSEITLRPCQDQNCGTDNHNDSSSRSKLHNTSRVETTTSHLCCQRSNFSLQSADTTSADFNDTESGFESSSSTTTVTSWRSQRQSQPSPEDSLPDMKNVTMRSTWRNRGATSVDEAGRGRGGTKAMMDGGSEDEAEAATTWRAYRATTFDTEETVNSGAGAGVSSTAQKGTKPSPAEVYMRRITSSVTNTKEAEEPLYRRGRRSQSPTVEPGGLGRTLPHAPVTSQSWNRSYTQPPPGTDSLDPNPIPSRSPASWRRQLPTSDLQHLGSSYDRLSKTAGASSRGGEPWSSRGQGSGARAEGRSGAGSRPWSHRQSEHH, from the exons ATGTCTGATCATAAAGACATGACCCATCGCCACCTGAAGCACAAGCTACAGAGTCTTGGCCGAAGACTGGATGAACTGGAAGAAGCAACAAACAAGCTCCAAAAGTCGGAGGATGAGCTGCTTGACCTGCAG GACAAGGTCATCCAAGCAGAGGGCAGCAACTCCTCACTTCTTGGTGACGTGGAAACGCTGAGGAAACGTCTTTTGAAGATCCAGGGTAAAGATGAGGAGGTACGCAAAGCTGAGGACCTGTGCCGCACAGTTAGAGAGAaactggaagaggaggagaacctTACAAAGGAGCTAAAGGCTGAGATTGAACGTCTGCAGCGGAGGATGGCAGAACTGGAGAAACTGGAAGAAGCTTTTGCTAAAAGCAAGTCTGACTGCAGCCAACTCTGCCTTAGCCTCAATGAGGAGAAGAATGTGACCAAGAAGCTCTCATCTGAGCTGGAAACGCTAAAAGCACGTTTGAAAGAGATGGAGGGTTCAGAAACAAAGCTGGACAGAGCAGAGCAAGCTTTGGCTGTGGAGCTTGAGAAACTCAAGGGATTCACTCAGGCCTTTGTGAGTGAGCGTAAGAGGCTGTTGGAGAAGCAGCGAGAGGATGAGAAGCTCATTctaaagctgaaagaaaagctgGACCACCAGAAGAACCGCCTCGGCATGTCGACAGACCCTGGTCATGCAGATCTCATGAGGTCAAGAATTGAGGATGAACTGTCATCCACAGGGCTCTTTTCAAGTAAACTGCCCGGATGCAAGAAGAGCTTTGATTACTTAAAACTGGCTGATGAGAACATTGGTATTGTCAACAAATCTGAGAATGAGAAGAACAGCAGTCTTGATGGCTCTCAAGAGGAGGACAACAAAGCAAAGGAGCTGACGCTAGAAATAGAGAGGCTAAAGAATCGCCTTAAACAGCTGGAAATAGTGGAAGAGGATTTGAAGAACTCTGAGTCCAAAAATGGTGAACTTCATGAGAAGTTCCAGATGGAACGAAACCGAGTTCGCCTACTCAGCGAGCAGGTGGAACAGCTAAGGACGCAGCTGTGCGGAAAAGGTGGAATTGGGGGGAATGGAATTGGTAACATGGATAAAGAAGGCAATGAAAGCACTAACATTTGTCTCAACAGCCCTGTTAAGGTCCTGGAGAATGGCAAAGCTGATAATGAGGAGATCACTGTGAAGGGAAGTTACAGACATGAGAAGCCTAAATATAGAAGTGCTGCAACTGTCTCAGAACCAAGCTCCCCCAAGCACAGGAACAGGGAGCTCTCTCCTCAGCATAAGAGAGAAACCAAACTGAGAAGCAAGGAGCTCAGTCAATCTGAGGAGAGTTCTCCAAAGTCTGTTAGGAGAGCTCTCAGTCCTGCTCACAAGAGCAGAAGGACGCCTAAAACCCCAGCTGCTACATTTTCTTCTGATAATGGAATAAGAGAGACTCCTCGAGTTACTGAGGAAAAGACAAGAGGAGCCTCATACACCTCTGTACATGCATCTACTGATGTTAAGAAAGTGTCTGTACTTAGTCGCTACCCTCCAGCAGCTAATGACCACAAACCACAGAGGACAGCGCTTAAGCAACCTGATGGGGAGATAAAAAAGAGCAGAGAAAAGTTTTCAAAACTGTATGTAGGTAGTGATAGTGAGTCAAACAACTCTGATGTAGTACCTGACAGCTCCTGCAACATCAACAACAGCTCTGCACTTGAGAAGGAAACAGTTTCTGTCTCTGATCAGGAATCAGTGGATCATGTTCAAGAATCTGTCTCTGTATCTGTGGCATCCACCCTATCCAAAGCTAATGGATCTTACACGGCCTACAGATCTCACATTACTCCACTGCTGCCCAATGATCACGGGTCCGAGGGTCATTCCTCTGCCTCTGAAACAGAATCTACGAGCTCCAGGccttctgaaccagaaccagtaacTGAGACAACTAGTACAACTGTAAGCACTAGAACTGCATCCTCTAGGTATGTTAGACACCCTCATGTCCATGACTCACATTCAGAGGGCTCCTCTTCTAGGAGCTCATTTGATGAGGAGTTGCACACCAGGACCCAGTTAGCTGAGGGGGGTCATCAGGGACCGGTGCATACTCCATCAGCAATTGAGATCCAGCGAGTGTGCAGCCCTCGAGAAGCGCTTAGGTCAAAAGCCGTCATCAAGCCAGCTATTGTTGAGATTGACAGGAAGGAAGTAATGATTTCTGAACCTTTGTCTACAAATGGCAAACCCAAGATCTCCACCAAGCCCATTGTGACTACCACTAGTAAAATGACCAGTAGTATAACCATCTACCCCAATGACCCAAGCTCTTCCAGAACTAGCAGTCGCAGCAGCAGCGTCTCCAGTGAACCCCTGTCAATCAAAGAGCGCCACACATCTACCAGTAACATCCTCATAG gcCCCAGCAGTGACCACCATGGCAGTATTTCCGTCCCATATGAGATCTCGATACCCAAGAGTGAGATCACATTGCGGCCGTGCCAGGACCAGAACTGTGGGACAGATAACCACAATGACTCCTCATCAAGGTCCAAACTTCACAACACTTCCAGGGTGGAGACCACCACTAGCCACCTGTGCTGCCAACGCAGCAATTTTAGCCTCCAGTCTGCAGACACCACCTCTGCAGACTTCAATGACACAGAATCGGGTTTTGAGAGTAGCAGCAGCACAACCACAGTCACCAGCTGGAGAAGCCAAAGACAAAGCCAGCCCTCCCCAGAAGACAGTTTACCAGACATGAAGAATGTGACCATGAGAAGCACCTGGAGGAACCGAGGCGCCACGTCAGTGGATGAGGCTGGTCGAGGACGAGGGGGCACAAAAGCAATGATGGATGGTGGATCTGAGGATGAAGCAGAGGCTGCAACAACATGGAGGGCATATCGTGCAACCACCTTTGACACAGAGGAAACTGTAAACAGCGGTGCAGGCGCTGGTGTGAGTTCAACAGCTCAGAAGGGAACCAAGCCTTCCCCTGCAGAG GTGTACATGCGTAGGATCACCAGCTCTGTTACAAACACTAAAGAAGCTGAGGAACCACTGTATCGCAGAGGCAGGCGATCTCAGTCTCCCACTGTTGAACCTGGAGGCTTGGGAAGAACTTTACCTCATGCACCTGTTACTTCTCAGTCCTGGAACCGATCCTACACACAACCACCACCG GGCACAGATAGCCTAGACCCTAATCCGATCCCAAGCCGCAGCCCGGCCTCTTGGAGACGACAGTTACCCACCAGTGATCTGCAACACCTGGGGAGCTCTTATGACAGGTTGTCTAAGACAGCAGGAGCCTCTTCCAGAGGAGGGGAGCCATGGTCTAGTCGAGGACAAGGGTCAGGGGCCAGAGCCGAGGGGAGGAGCGGAGCGGGAAGTAGACCGTGGAGTCACCGTCAGTCTGAACATCATTAG